A region of Rhea pennata isolate bPtePen1 chromosome 36, bPtePen1.pri, whole genome shotgun sequence DNA encodes the following proteins:
- the APOC2 gene encoding apolipoprotein C-II isoform X2: MARTDARAMAAALLLLLCAAEAASHRLQQRDTADPSQLQTKATGYLAQASSIAQGWLEKISVPMVQEKIRDAYSKGSEAVLTYTGILTDQLYHWWCGEQ; this comes from the exons ATGGCCAGGACGGACGCCCGGGCGAtggcagcagcgctgctgctgctgctctgcgcAG CAGAGGCTGCCAGCCACCGCCTGCAGCAGCGAGACACCGCAGACCCATCACAGCTGCAGACCAAGGCCACAGGCTACCTGGCACAGGCCAGCTCCATCGCCCAGGGCTGGCTGGAGAAGATCAGCGTCCCCATGGTGCAGGAGAAAATCAG GGACGCCTACAGCAAGGGCTCGGAGGCAGTGTTGACCTACACGGGGATCCTCACGGACCAACTCTACCACTGGTGGTGTGGGGAGCAGTGA
- the APOC2 gene encoding apolipoprotein C-II isoform X1 produces the protein MVLWVLRRSGRSGPPWLGSICPDFARAPGAELPRRPVIWPHKASAGPDHGLDRGLERGSRRQECSCPHSQAEPSGAELRAAPGPAPRKHGQDGRPGDGSSAAAAALRRDAYSKGSEAVLTYTGILTDQLYHWWCGEQ, from the exons ATGGTACTCTGGGTGCTCCGACGGTCAGGGCGGTCAGGGCCGCCGTGGCTCGGCTCTATTTGCCCGGACTTCGCCCGGGCGCCAGGGGCCGAGCTGCCGCGCCGCCCCGTGATCTGGCCCCATAAAGCATCTGCGGGGCCAGATCACGGGCTGGATCGCGGGCTGGAGCGAGGGAGCCGCCGGCAGGAGT GTTCTTGTCCACATTCCCAAGCGGAGCCGAGTGGAGCTGAGCTgagggcggccccgggcccAGCACCTCGGAAGCATGGCCAGGACGGACGCCCGGGCGAtggcagcagcgctgctgctgctgctctgcgcAG GGACGCCTACAGCAAGGGCTCGGAGGCAGTGTTGACCTACACGGGGATCCTCACGGACCAACTCTACCACTGGTGGTGTGGGGAGCAGTGA
- the APOC2 gene encoding apolipoprotein C-II isoform X3, with product MARTDARAMAAALLLLLCAEAASHRLQQRDTADPSQLQTKATGYLAQASSIAQGWLEKISVPMVQEKIRDAYSKGSEAVLTYTGILTDQLYHWWCGEQ from the exons ATGGCCAGGACGGACGCCCGGGCGAtggcagcagcgctgctgctgctgctctgcgcAG AGGCTGCCAGCCACCGCCTGCAGCAGCGAGACACCGCAGACCCATCACAGCTGCAGACCAAGGCCACAGGCTACCTGGCACAGGCCAGCTCCATCGCCCAGGGCTGGCTGGAGAAGATCAGCGTCCCCATGGTGCAGGAGAAAATCAG GGACGCCTACAGCAAGGGCTCGGAGGCAGTGTTGACCTACACGGGGATCCTCACGGACCAACTCTACCACTGGTGGTGTGGGGAGCAGTGA
- the APOE gene encoding apolipoprotein E, which translates to MKLWVALLGATLLAGCGAELGPEEPRAGWEAAVDAFWEYVAQLGHAVENGTVRVKSAQIGRKLDGLIAETMAELEAQAVELQAQLGPGGEASVGLQRDVEELGGRLRAEMAEARGRVAQYGAEAQAVLQQGAEDLRGRLAAYTRKLRKRLAKDTEELRSRLAAAASKVQARVAERAAALRQGLPPLRAAPRLAALGQVLGEQGLRVQQGLQEAVQELRASLDGAVQGLRSWLAALLPNVPLLLDGPKP; encoded by the exons ATGAAGCTCTGGGTTGCGCTGCTGGGAGCCACCCTGCTTGCAG GCTGTGGGGCCGAGCTGGGCCCTGAGGAGCCGCGGGCCGGCTGGGAAGCGGCTGTCGACGCCTTCTGGGAGTACGTGGCCCAGCTGGGGCATGCGGTGGAGAACGGCACTGTGCGTGTGAAGAGCGCCCAGATTGGCCGCAAGCTTGA CGGCCTCATCGCGGAGACcatggcagagctggaggcgCAGGCGGTGGAGCTGCAGGCCCAGCTGGGCCCTGGTGGCGAGGccagcgtggggctgcagcgCGACGTGGAGGAGCTAGGTGGGCGGCTGCGGGCTGAGATGGCGGAGGCACGGGGCCGGGTGGCGCAGTACGGCGCCGAGGCACAGGCCGTGCTGCAGCAGGGCGCTGAGGACCTGCGTGGCCGCCTGGCCGCCTACACCCGCAAGCTACGCAAGCGCCTGGCCAAGGACACCGAGGAGCTGCGGAGCCgcctggccgccgccgccagcaaGGTGCAGGCGCGGGTGGCGGAGCGGGCGGCAGCACTGCGCCAGGGGTTGCCgccgctgcgggcggccccTCGGCTGGCAGCGCTGGGGCAGGTGCTTGGCGAGCAGGGCCTCCGGGtgcagcaggggctgcaggaggcGGTGCAGGAGCTGCGGGCCTCGCTGGATGGTGCCGTGCAGGGGCTGCGGAGCTGGCTGGCTGCGCTGCTGCCCAACGTGCCGCTGCTGCTCGACGGCCCCAAGCCTTGA